In Nothobranchius furzeri strain GRZ-AD chromosome 18, NfurGRZ-RIMD1, whole genome shotgun sequence, a single genomic region encodes these proteins:
- the syne3 gene encoding nesprin-3 isoform X3, whose product MTPKGPDPVMSQQEQDFKKSLEAAQAWILAVQERLKVNDITQGPREALEARLRETEKIHQMQHEGQLKMDIMLVAAEKLLQSGDEELKNFVTTKVKELKSLWDETCTYIVHCHSRIEWVWLHWSEYLKAYEEFQLWLEKQRCVLHVDLEHQLDLKEKLWQVDQQQVVLSDIHSQGALLERLLDEAAALHSRIQDPSVDLQAQQKLQEDYRDVRDRAKDRLALLQKISDDHKIFDSNVKEFQSWLLSKTRELTELAGQIGTIQNRLQALKILDDSVACEEKTLLHIEALVDCVQANTSPAGAEAVQEQAEELRLGWQRLRQALCEAQDGLHCRLDSHSQYLTRCQKLGEDIGGLRELLQGLDQELDENQEPETSEEKMVGQWRKYSEVRRTLVGEDSQVDLLKSQLKELFRFSEDSRHLSDDVLAVVKEHQSVKCRANRLCSESELELRSLLQDPLIVFSRWRTSVAQVMEASSQVTDFSNSAMLLQTIQGLLKDSVQLQERLGLLQDKGDLLDSVFGPEKSDGLQEQLSAAIRTREQLHSQLLQRKSQLQVLISKTKDADETYQLISSRLLEFREHLKVADVLQPDILTKKSQLDQLLVLQKDLEDGEAQLTALETLVSCSPNSRTQYEKLCADWTELQRRVRVKVQEAQETVSDHQSFHGDLLNMQKWMMVMRQKLESFCSQSGGRTVLTRHPEAQRALEEFPEKELQLQQMEVQVQKVLSRTSSDGQVHIQRDMDGLNKTWDDLNDLSWNLHSLSLSTETDSGSAGQSDCPPLFSGPGSTGLEQDGSDGTDWLRVRPAGGVEPGAFCREGNSRGTSCTRFKAWLSRENQMLSAVKTNEAELGPEEVRTKQETLQALRSRLPEGQEMFKMMLLENQNDEGEDEVVEDLRYSWMLYKSKLKENSCIRTKNITRSKKPTGTQKEATPRAKTQKNPGLLQRICRLALLLWLLLLSLLLLAFLLPLMDEGNSCSLSNNFARSFSVMLRYDGPPPT is encoded by the exons atgactccaaaag GTCCAGACCCAGTCATGTCCCAGCAGGAGCAGGACTTCAAGAAGAGCCTGGAGGCAGCCCAGGCCTGGATCCTGGCGGTCCAGGAGAGGCTGAAGGTCAACGACATCACCCAGGGGCCTCGTGAGGCCCTGGAGGCCCGGCTGAGGGAGACCGAG AAAATCCATCAGATGCAGCATGAAGGCCAGCTGAAGATGGACATCATGCTGGTTGCAGCTGAGAAGCTTCTGCAGAGTGGTGACGAGGAGCTGAAGAACTTCGTCACCACCAAGGTGAAGGAGCTGAAGAGCCTGTGGGATGAGACCTGTACCTACATTGTTCACTGTCATAG TCGGATTGAGTGGGTGTGGCTTCACTGGAGCGAGTATCTGAAGGCCTATGAGGAGTTCCAGCTGTGGCTGGAGAAGCAGCGCTGTGTTCTGCATGTCGACCTGGAGCATCAGCTGGACCTGAAGGAGAAGCTGTGGCAGGTGGACCAGCAGCAGGTGGTGCTGAGTGATATCCAcagccagggggcgctgttggagAGGCTGCTGGATGAGGCAGCAGCTCTGCACAGCAGGATCCAGGACCCTAGCGTggacctccaggcccagcagaaaCTGCAGGAGGACTACAGGGATGTGCGGGACCGAGCCAAG GATCGTCTGGCACTCCTGCAGAAGATCAGTGATGACCACAAGATTTTTGACAGCAATGTTAAGGAGTTCCAGTCATGGCTGCTGTCCAAGACCAGAGAGCTAACGGAGCTAGCGGGCCAGATTGGCACCATCCAGAACCGACTACAGGCCCTAAAG ATTCTGGATGACAGCGTGGCCTGTGAGGAGAAGACTCTCCTGCACATCGAGGCCTTGGTGGACTGCGTCCAGGCCAACACGTCTCCTGCGGGGGCCGAAGCCGTTCAGGAGCAGGCTGAGGAGCTCAGGCTGGGCTGGCAGCGCCTCAGGCAGGCTCTCTGTGAGGCCCAGGATGGCCTTCACTGCAGATTGGACTCCCACAGTCAGTACCTGACCCGCTGCCAGAAGCTTGGAGAGGACATTGGTGGCCTGAGGGAGCTGCTGCAGGGTCTGGACCAGGAGCTGGACGAGAACCAGGAACCAGAGACGTCGGAGGAGAAGATGGTGGGACAGTGGAGGAAATACTCG GAAGTGAGGAGGACTCTGGTAGGTGAGGACTCTCAGGTGGATCTTCTGAAGTCTCAGCTGAAGGAACTCTTCAGGTTTTCTGAGGATTCTCGTCACCTGTCTGATGATGTGCTGGCTGTCGTCAAAGAGcatcagag TGTGAAGTGTAGAGCCAACAGACTGTGTTCCGAGTCAGAGCTGGAGCTCAGGAGTCTCCTACAGGACCCCCTGATTGTCTTCTCTCGGTGGAGAACATCTGTTGCTCAGGTGATGGAGGCGTCCAGCCAGGTGACTGATTTCTCCAATAGTGCCATGCTGCTGCAAACCAtacag GGACTCCTAAAGGACAGTGTCCAGCTACAGGAgcgtctgggcttgctgcaggacAAAGGGGACCTACTGGACTCTGTGTTTGGTCCTGAGAAGTCTGACGGGCTGCAGGAGCAGCTAAGTGCTGCTATCAGAACCAGAGAGCAACTTCACAGTCAGCTGCTGCAGAGGAAGAGCCAGCTGCAG GTTTTGATATCTAAAACCAAAGACGCTGATGAAACCTATCAGCTGATCAGTTCCAGGCTGTTGGAGTTCAGAGAGCATCTGAAGGTAGCTGATGTTCTTCAGCCAGACATCCTCACAAAGAAGAGCCAGTTGGACCAGTtgctg GTTCTTCAGAAGGACCTGGAGGATGGAGAAGCCCAGCTGACAGCTCTGGAGACCCTGGTCAGCTGCAGTCCAAACAGCAGGACTCAGTACGAGAAGCTGTGTGCTGATTGGACCGAGCTGCAGAGGAGAGTCAGG GTTAAAGTCCAGGAGGCCCAGGAGACCGTCTCAGACCACCAGAGTTTCCATGGCGACCTGTTGAACATGCAGAAATGGATGATGGTCATGAGACAGAAGCTGGAGTCCTTCTGCAGCCAATCAGGAGGAAGGACCGTACTAACGCGCCACCCTGAAGCTCAG agggcgctggaggaGTTTCCTGAgaaagagctgcagctgcagcagatGGAGGTCCAGGTTCAGAAGGTCCTGAGCAGAACTTCCAGTGATGGACAGGTCCACATCCAGAGGGACATGGATGGTCTCAATAAGACCTGGGATGACCTGAATGACCTGAGCTGGAACcttcacag TCTCTCTTTATCCACAGAGACTGATTCTGGATCAGCAGGGCAGTCCGATTGTCCTCCATTGTTCAGTGGACCTGGTTCTACGGGACTAGAACAAGATGGTTCTGATGGTACCGACTGGCTCAGAGtgagacctgctggaggtgtggaACCAGGCGCGTTCTGCAGAGAAGGCAACAGCAGG GGTACCAGCTGTACCCGGTTCAAGGCCTGGCTGTCCAGAGAGAACCAGATGTTGTCAGCAGTTAAAACCAACGAGGCAGAACTTGGTCCTGAGGAGGTCCGAACCAAACAGGAAACACTTCAG GCTCTGAGGTCCAGACTGCCTGAAGGTCAGGAGATGTTCAAGATGATGCTCCTGGAAAATCAGAATGATGAGGGGGAAGATGAAGTTGTGGAGGACCTTCGCTACAGCTGGATGCTCTATAAATCCAAGCTGAAGGAGAACAGCTGCATCAGAACCAAGAATATAACCCGCTCCAAG AAACCCACGGGCACTCAGAAGGAGGCCACGCCCAGAGCGAAGACACAAAAG AACCCTGGGCTGCTCCAGAGGATCTGCCGTCTGGCTCTTCTTCTGTGGCTCCTCCTCCTGTCTCTGCTGCTCCTCGCCTTCCTGCTGCCGCTCATGGACGAAGGAAACAGCTGTTCCCTCTCCAACAACTTTGCTCGATCCTTCAGTGTCATGCTGCGCTACGACGGGCCACCGCCTACATAG